AAACCCTCGTCTTCCGCAGTTTTTAAGCACTGTCAGGGGGGAGGGATATGTCCTTCGAGAGGGGTAGAATGAGGTGACTATCCAGAACCAACGAAAACGGATAATGCCAACTTCCCTATTCGGAAGGTCGCTGCTCATTGTAGTACTGCCGCTACTTTTGTTGCAGACGGTTTCCATGTTTATTTTTTATAATAGCCATTGGGAGGATGTGGGCCGGCGATTGGCTCTCGGACTTGGCGGTGAGATAGCCATGTTGGCTGAGGCGATAGCAAGGTATCCAGATGGCGCACAACGCGATTGGATATTATATAGAGCCCAGGCCGACTTATCTATGAGGGTTCGTGTTCTTGAGAGTGATCAAATGCCCGAAGGGAAGGGAAACTATTTTGGCGCTTTGGATAAAACGCTACGACGGGTATTGCCCGAACAAATTTCGGGGCCATTTAGCTTTGATACCTCTAAGGGGGATACCGTCACGATTTGGGTTCAGTTAAAAGAGAACGTGTTGGAAGTTCGTGTTCCCAGAAAGCGGTTATTTAGTTCTACAACATATGTTTTCTTGGCGTGGATGGTGGGAACTTCATTAATTCTTTTGACTATCGCGGTGTATTTCCTGCGACGCCAAATTCGTCCTATCCGCCGTTTGGCACAGGCGGCAGATAGTTTCGGTAAGGCTATGCAAGTTATTTCGTTTAAGCCTGAAGGTGCTAGGGAGGTGCGCCAGGCGGCGAACGCCTTTTTGCTAATGCGTGAACGAATCCGACGTCAAATTACCCAGCGTACCGAGATGCTGGCGGGGGTAAGCCATGACCTTCGAACGCCTTTGACACGGATGAAGCTTCAACTGGCGATGCTACCGGAAAGTGACTATTCCGCGGGGTTACGTAACGATGTGTTGGAGATGGAGAAAATGGTGGATGGTTATCTGGCCTTTGCACGAGGGGAGGGGAGCGAAGTGGTGGTGCCAGTTTATATAGACACCATGCTGAATGATGTTGTGGAGGAGGCTCGCCGTGGGGGAGCTGATGTGACCTTCAATGAGTTTTCTGGCGTCCAACTTATGGGTCGGCCCAACGCGTTAAAGCGAGCGGTAACTAACCTAATTGATAACGCAGTTCGATACAGCTACGAGGTCACCTTGGTAGCCCGAAAGAAGGCAGAAGCGCTTGAAATCACCGTAGATGACAATGGGCCTGGTATCCCCGAAAGTCAGAGAGATTCCGTATTCAAACCGTTTTTTCGCATGGATCAGTCCCGGAATGCAGAAACGGGGGGTGTGGGTTTGGGGCTTACAATAGCGCGCGATGTCGTTCGTAATCATGGCGGCGATTTGGTGCTGTCGGAGTCGCCTCGGGGTGGGGTAAGTGCGTTAATTCGCCTGCCTCTCTAGTTTTGTGGCCTTCCTATTTTAGCGGGATTGAGCTAGAAGGTATTGGTTCACAGTTAGCTTACTTTGTGCTGCCGCAGACACGTGCCAAGAAACGATCAGCTTCAATGAGTTTTTCATTGAGCTCTGCCATGGTTGGCCCGAGGTCGTCGCTATCGTCGGAGAACCAACGGCGGAGAACCAGCAAGTAAATAGCAGTTAAGCCGTGTGCTTGCCATGGCACTCTGGCAGTGCCTCTCCGTATTTGTGCGTAATCAAGCATGGTGGCCATAGATTTATTCAGACCAACGCAAAGTTTGAAACCTTGGATAGGTTGTTTTATGCCATAACTTGCCACAGAAGCTAGCCCAGGCTTCCATGGTTCAATGACGTCGATGCGCTCCATTAGCACTTCAAATAACCTTTCTTTAGGCGCACCCTCCGACCAATTTGGGGTTTGCCTGTCTGCAATCTGTAGGTCCGTGCGGGTTCGGAAGGCCTCCAAAATATTCCACTCAGAGGGGAAAATAGCTTTCACCTCCTGTTCCGGGAGGTCGGTTTCCCTCCCAATCTTCTGAAGGGTGACGTTGGCCCAGCCAACCTCGCCGGCCAGTGAGAGGGCGGTATCTATGATAAGGGTTTGT
The window above is part of the Rhodospirillaceae bacterium genome. Proteins encoded here:
- a CDS encoding two-component sensor histidine kinase — translated: MPTSLFGRSLLIVVLPLLLLQTVSMFIFYNSHWEDVGRRLALGLGGEIAMLAEAIARYPDGAQRDWILYRAQADLSMRVRVLESDQMPEGKGNYFGALDKTLRRVLPEQISGPFSFDTSKGDTVTIWVQLKENVLEVRVPRKRLFSSTTYVFLAWMVGTSLILLTIAVYFLRRQIRPIRRLAQAADSFGKAMQVISFKPEGAREVRQAANAFLLMRERIRRQITQRTEMLAGVSHDLRTPLTRMKLQLAMLPESDYSAGLRNDVLEMEKMVDGYLAFARGEGSEVVVPVYIDTMLNDVVEEARRGGADVTFNEFSGVQLMGRPNALKRAVTNLIDNAVRYSYEVTLVARKKAEALEITVDDNGPGIPESQRDSVFKPFFRMDQSRNAETGGVGLGLTIARDVVRNHGGDLVLSESPRGGVSALIRLPL